One genomic window of Coregonus clupeaformis isolate EN_2021a chromosome 12, ASM2061545v1, whole genome shotgun sequence includes the following:
- the LOC121578316 gene encoding DNA damage-inducible transcript 3 protein: MTAEWLHLPPPYPPGVGPLCGAELEAWYEDLQDILGSDTGGAKMTRAPPCSEKETEFLDVLESCSLTWLTDGVGVGVGGQAWGGGEGVQRVMIPEEPPTHPPPSSNSLCLSPAEERTERPGDGDGGRDGEGGSGGVDLLPPEFFELLSEGGVGMVDGSYHHHHHSNNVQQPASPSTSEEEEQPCVPDSPSYSSSAASPSPSLNCSPPSSPVSSPTSTASSLSRPGKRKRGNSLSFPSSGSHSSSSSSSAKKSRREREQENERKVQELTDQNERLKAEIDRLGEEVQRTRRALIERLVNTKK; the protein is encoded by the exons ATGACTGCCGAGTGGCTTCACCTGCCCCCTCCGTACCCCCCTGGTGTGGGACCGCTGTGTGGTGCAGAGTTGGAGGCGTGGTATGAGGACCTGCAGGATATACTGGGATCAGACACGGGCGGGGCCAAGATGACTCGCGCCCCTCCCTGCTCAGAG AAAGAGACGGAGTTCCTGGATGTCCTGGAGAGCTGTTCCCTGACATGGTTGACggacggggtgggggtgggggtcggAGGGCAGGCGTGGGGCGGAGGAGAGGGTGTCCAGAGGGTCATGATTCCAGAGGAGCCTCCTACCCATCCGCCCCCCTCCTCCAACTCCTTGTGTCTGAGTCCAGCCGAGGAGAGGACGGAGAGGCCTGGGgacggagatggagggagggatggagagggagggtcGGGAGGAGTGGACCTGTTACCCCCAGAGTTCTTTGAGCTGCTGAGTGAGGGAGGGGTGGGCATGGTGGACGGTagctaccatcatcatcatcactccaACAACGTCCAACAGCCTGCGTCTCCCTCCACTAGCGAGGAGGAGGAACAACCATGTGTCCCCGACTCTCCCTCCTATTCCTCCTCCGCcgcctctccttccccctctctcaactgctctcctccttcctcccccgtCTCCTCTCCTACTAGCACCGCTTCCTCATTGTCTCGGCCGGGCAAACGCAAGAGAGGCAACTCTCTGTCCTTCCCTTCCTCAGGTTCGCactcgtcctcctcttcctcttctgcgAAGAAGAGCAGGAGAGAGCGGGAGCAGGAGAATGAGAGGAAGGTGCAGGAGCTGACGGATCAGAACGAGAGGTTGAAAGCGGAGATCGACAGACTGGGAGAGGAGGTGCAGAGGACACGCAGAGCCCTGATAGAGAGACTAGTTAACACCAAGAAGTga